The Prosthecobacter vanneervenii genome has a segment encoding these proteins:
- a CDS encoding BlaI/MecI/CopY family transcriptional regulator, translating to MKKIAQLSRREREVMDLVFAQGEATLSQILEGMEKAPTRAALRSILTILEGKGQLKHRQEGREFIYQPVHSREEVGQSTLSRVIGTFFGGSLTQALAAYLNAPGTKLSEEEVMEMRRLLDGMKSGQRTKGA from the coding sequence ATGAAGAAGATTGCCCAATTGAGCCGTCGTGAGCGGGAGGTGATGGACCTGGTGTTTGCGCAGGGGGAGGCGACGCTGTCGCAGATTCTGGAGGGGATGGAGAAGGCGCCGACGCGGGCGGCACTGAGGTCGATCCTGACGATCCTGGAGGGGAAAGGGCAGCTCAAGCACCGCCAGGAGGGGCGGGAGTTTATCTACCAGCCGGTGCACTCGCGGGAGGAGGTGGGGCAGAGCACGCTGAGCCGGGTGATCGGAACGTTTTTTGGGGGATCGCTGACGCAGGCGCTGGCGGCCTACCTGAACGCGCCGGGGACGAAGCTGAGCGAGGAGGAGGTGATGGAGATGCGGAGGCTTTTGGATGGGATGAAGAGTGGGCAGCGGACGAAGGGAGCCTGA
- a CDS encoding DUF4159 domain-containing protein gives MTPRLWKALLPCLVLLAFGSSHSQFAPATRRGIYRGREVQFPQDPRQFKGWRHSGHKAPVWDLHPDLPHDVFTFARLCYPFRRGGRWTADYPEAELNFSFRLHQLTSIQVSPYPVILDIDPDQLRHHPFLYVSEPGHMDITDAQARILRDYMLNGGFILMDDFWGGDEWKAFEPVFKKIWPDRSYVELQPDHPIFHSVFDLPSPPQVHSNVYWEQMNKQGRTAMHNEIRPDSATPHFRAVFDDRGRMVMLICLNNDLGDGWEQEQSDPWYFTHVSEKHAYPLGINIVFYALTH, from the coding sequence ATGACACCCAGGCTCTGGAAAGCGCTCCTGCCATGCCTCGTACTGCTCGCCTTCGGCAGTTCTCACTCCCAGTTCGCCCCGGCCACGCGTCGCGGCATCTATCGGGGCAGGGAGGTCCAGTTCCCGCAGGACCCACGCCAGTTCAAAGGCTGGCGTCACAGTGGCCACAAGGCCCCCGTGTGGGATCTCCACCCCGACCTCCCGCACGACGTCTTCACCTTCGCCCGCCTCTGCTACCCCTTCCGCCGTGGCGGCCGCTGGACGGCCGACTACCCGGAGGCCGAGCTCAATTTCTCCTTCCGCCTCCACCAGCTCACCTCCATCCAGGTCAGCCCTTATCCAGTCATTCTCGACATCGACCCCGATCAGCTCCGCCATCACCCCTTTCTCTACGTCTCAGAGCCCGGCCACATGGATATCACCGATGCCCAGGCCCGCATCCTGCGTGACTACATGCTCAATGGCGGCTTCATCCTCATGGACGACTTCTGGGGCGGCGATGAATGGAAAGCCTTTGAGCCCGTCTTCAAAAAGATCTGGCCCGACCGCAGCTATGTCGAGCTCCAGCCCGACCACCCCATCTTCCACAGCGTCTTCGACCTGCCCTCACCACCCCAGGTCCACAGCAATGTCTATTGGGAACAGATGAATAAACAGGGCCGCACCGCCATGCACAACGAGATCCGCCCCGACTCCGCCACCCCGCACTTCCGCGCCGTCTTCGACGATCGCGGTCGCATGGTCATGCTCATCTGCCTCAACAACGACCTCGGCGACGGCTGGGAGCAGGAGCAGAGCGACCCCTGGTACTTCACCCACGTCTCCGAAAAACACGCCTACCCCCTCGGCATCAACATCGTCTTCTACGCCCTCACGCATTGA
- a CDS encoding DUF7133 domain-containing protein, translating to MESYQNAAAKLCSLCLSAPLRLILGLLVVFSAAHAQDQSAYYRIETYEPPKGVNFEASGIAVTADGRLAVALRKGEIWIAQNPTDTSKPDFRLFASGLHEILGLAWHDGALYATQRAEVTRLRDTDGDGKADEYLCASTGWGVSAAYHEYAYGPVFDKEGNIYTSLNCSMGKTWKGAGDEATHPLWRGWVVRTTPQAQLEPFCAGFRSPCGIGQNAEGDIFITDQQGNWMPTTPLFHARKGAYFSHADSIPDAQRPESPVKIALKQPDGITVAEAMKKVQGYTPPAVWLPYVKMGQSGTGIACDLSPGKFGPFEKQLFLGEFVLSGVNRVFLEKVGGEYQGACFPFIDGLQCAALALGFLPDGSLIVGQSNRGWNSKGNRPFGLQRIVWTHKTPLEVRTMQLTNSGFRFTFTLPVDAASLTALTGTSYTYPFQSKYGGDELDTQPLKIDSVQLSPDGLTLHVQCPTTLRPGYVHEFELPPLKAKDGTPLWHRMAYYTVNKLITD from the coding sequence TTGGAATCATACCAGAATGCAGCAGCAAAACTCTGCTCCCTCTGCCTCTCTGCCCCTCTGCGGCTGATCCTTGGTCTCCTGGTTGTCTTTTCAGCCGCCCACGCGCAGGACCAGTCCGCCTACTACCGCATCGAAACCTACGAGCCCCCTAAGGGCGTCAATTTCGAAGCCAGCGGCATCGCCGTCACTGCCGATGGCAGGCTCGCCGTCGCCCTCCGCAAAGGCGAAATCTGGATCGCCCAAAATCCCACCGACACCTCCAAGCCAGACTTCCGTCTCTTCGCCTCCGGCCTGCACGAGATCCTCGGCCTCGCATGGCATGATGGAGCACTTTATGCCACCCAGCGCGCCGAGGTCACCCGCCTGCGCGATACCGACGGCGATGGCAAAGCCGACGAATACCTCTGCGCCTCCACCGGCTGGGGCGTCTCCGCTGCCTACCACGAGTACGCCTACGGCCCCGTCTTCGACAAAGAGGGAAACATCTACACCTCGCTCAATTGCAGCATGGGCAAGACCTGGAAAGGCGCGGGCGATGAGGCCACCCATCCCCTCTGGCGCGGCTGGGTCGTGCGCACCACCCCTCAGGCCCAGCTCGAGCCCTTCTGCGCCGGATTCCGCAGCCCCTGCGGCATCGGCCAGAATGCCGAGGGCGACATCTTCATAACCGACCAGCAGGGCAACTGGATGCCCACCACCCCGCTTTTCCACGCCCGCAAAGGTGCCTACTTCTCCCACGCCGACTCCATCCCCGATGCCCAGCGTCCCGAGTCCCCCGTCAAGATCGCCCTCAAGCAGCCCGACGGCATCACAGTCGCCGAGGCCATGAAAAAGGTGCAGGGCTACACCCCGCCCGCCGTCTGGCTCCCGTATGTCAAGATGGGCCAGAGCGGCACCGGCATCGCCTGCGATCTCAGCCCCGGCAAATTCGGCCCCTTTGAAAAGCAGCTCTTCCTCGGCGAATTCGTCCTCAGCGGGGTCAATCGCGTCTTCCTCGAAAAAGTCGGCGGCGAATACCAGGGTGCCTGCTTCCCATTCATCGATGGCCTCCAGTGCGCCGCTCTCGCCCTTGGCTTCCTCCCCGATGGCTCCCTCATCGTCGGCCAGTCAAACCGCGGCTGGAATAGCAAAGGCAACCGCCCCTTCGGCCTCCAGCGCATTGTCTGGACGCACAAGACCCCGCTCGAGGTCCGCACCATGCAGCTCACCAATTCCGGCTTCCGCTTCACCTTCACCCTTCCCGTGGATGCCGCCAGCCTCACCGCCCTCACCGGCACCAGCTACACCTATCCATTCCAGAGCAAATACGGCGGCGACGAGCTCGACACCCAGCCCCTCAAGATCGACTCCGTACAGCTCAGCCCCGATGGCCTCACCCTCCACGTCCAGTGCCCCACCACCCTCCGCCCTGGCTACGTCCACGAGTTCGAGCTTCCACCACTCAAAGCCAAAGACGGCACCCCGCTCTGGCACCGCATGGCCTACTACACGGTCAACAAGCTCATCACCGACTAA
- a CDS encoding c-type cytochrome — protein MNSSKLCTLFAASAFFSGHLQAHPLQAEPINHAFVYTFDQFHIPQDPDESLVNGGLLLLAELNCTACHTAPASWQQRLVAKEGPRLGGVGSRLDADTLWLMIRSPQTRKKGTQMPGLFHGAEGDDEKVEALVEYLSAMKWDAPQVPAGDAERGKDLYHKVGCVACHEPGKDVRPPKAAPDAEVEKPGNASVPIALADAYDFTALSYFLRHPLAIRPSGRMPDMRLTEQEASDIAAYLHTGRISEKATARAALKIPPQGIAKGRAVFEQMNCIACHKVDSAVAAKATSKPLKDLSPSLGCMAEKQPSGTPRYDLNDLEKRALTLALKMIQQQDAPQLTAQEKVDWQMTRLNCYACHDRDGKGGPEDPRAQYFGVSDPGAESLGHLANLPPTLDKAGRKLTRDWFEKILWGTGGSVRPYMDTHMPSFGRDQTEMLITWLNEADALQKPVQIDVSGLAKHHRAELGRQLLGAKGLACVSCHGLKDRKSLGPPVIRLTHTVERLQPEYFKELLLNPQATQTGTVMPPMFVGRKTADKDIESIWTYLREIDGQPLPEGLMSAADFELKPDSEKRPIIFRSFIEGVGTHAIGVGFPGGLNAAFDAKTSRWAILWKGRFLDAMSNWQDRTMPPIKPLGTDVKELPAATGTRIFRGYTLAKDGIPTFKYLKDGQPVEDTLRPTASGFEHIITINGKQTKEILSW, from the coding sequence ATGAATTCATCGAAACTCTGCACCCTTTTTGCGGCTTCTGCGTTTTTTAGCGGCCATCTCCAGGCCCATCCTCTCCAGGCCGAGCCCATCAATCACGCCTTCGTTTACACCTTCGACCAATTCCACATCCCCCAGGATCCCGACGAATCACTCGTCAATGGCGGCCTGCTCCTGCTCGCCGAACTCAACTGCACCGCCTGCCACACAGCACCCGCCTCATGGCAGCAGCGCCTCGTCGCCAAGGAAGGCCCCAGACTCGGCGGCGTCGGCTCGCGTCTGGACGCAGATACCCTCTGGCTCATGATCCGCAGCCCCCAGACCCGCAAGAAAGGCACCCAGATGCCCGGTCTCTTCCACGGTGCAGAAGGCGATGACGAAAAGGTCGAGGCGTTGGTGGAATATCTCAGCGCAATGAAATGGGATGCTCCGCAGGTGCCCGCCGGAGACGCCGAGCGCGGCAAAGATCTCTACCATAAAGTCGGATGCGTCGCCTGCCATGAGCCCGGCAAGGATGTCCGCCCGCCCAAGGCCGCTCCTGATGCAGAAGTCGAGAAACCCGGCAATGCCTCCGTGCCCATCGCACTCGCAGACGCCTACGACTTCACCGCGCTCTCCTACTTCCTCCGCCATCCTCTCGCCATCCGCCCCTCCGGCCGCATGCCAGACATGCGCCTCACCGAGCAGGAAGCCTCAGACATCGCCGCCTACCTGCACACCGGCCGCATCTCAGAAAAAGCCACCGCCCGCGCAGCGCTGAAAATACCGCCGCAAGGCATCGCCAAAGGCCGCGCAGTCTTCGAGCAGATGAACTGCATCGCCTGCCACAAAGTTGATTCCGCCGTGGCAGCCAAAGCCACCTCCAAGCCCCTCAAAGACCTCTCACCCTCACTCGGCTGCATGGCTGAAAAGCAGCCCAGCGGCACGCCCCGCTACGATCTCAACGACCTCGAAAAACGCGCCCTCACACTCGCTCTGAAAATGATCCAGCAGCAGGATGCTCCCCAGCTTACCGCTCAGGAAAAGGTGGACTGGCAGATGACCCGCCTCAATTGCTACGCCTGCCACGACCGCGATGGCAAAGGTGGTCCCGAAGATCCCCGCGCTCAATACTTCGGCGTCAGTGACCCCGGTGCCGAATCTCTCGGTCACCTCGCCAATCTTCCCCCCACGCTCGACAAAGCTGGTCGCAAGCTCACGCGCGATTGGTTCGAAAAAATCCTCTGGGGCACCGGCGGCAGCGTGCGCCCCTACATGGACACCCACATGCCCAGCTTTGGCCGCGATCAGACAGAGATGCTCATCACCTGGCTCAATGAAGCAGACGCCTTGCAAAAGCCCGTGCAGATCGATGTCTCCGGCCTCGCCAAGCACCACCGCGCCGAGCTCGGCCGCCAGCTCCTTGGTGCCAAAGGGCTCGCCTGCGTCTCCTGCCATGGTCTCAAAGACCGCAAGTCCCTCGGCCCGCCCGTCATCCGCCTCACCCACACCGTCGAGCGCCTGCAGCCCGAGTATTTCAAAGAGCTGCTTCTCAATCCCCAGGCCACGCAAACAGGCACCGTCATGCCCCCAATGTTCGTCGGCCGCAAGACCGCCGACAAAGACATCGAGAGCATCTGGACCTACCTGCGCGAGATCGATGGCCAGCCTCTCCCCGAAGGCCTCATGTCCGCCGCCGACTTCGAGCTCAAGCCCGACTCCGAAAAGCGCCCCATCATCTTCCGCAGCTTCATCGAAGGCGTCGGCACCCACGCCATCGGCGTCGGTTTCCCCGGCGGACTCAATGCCGCCTTCGATGCCAAGACCAGCCGCTGGGCCATCCTCTGGAAAGGCCGCTTCCTCGACGCCATGAGCAACTGGCAGGACCGCACCATGCCTCCCATCAAGCCCCTCGGCACCGACGTCAAAGAACTCCCCGCCGCCACCGGCACCCGCATCTTCCGCGGCTACACCCTCGCCAAAGACGGCATCCCCACCTTCAAATACCTCAAAGACGGCCAGCCCGTCGAAGACACCCTGCGCCCCACCGCCAGCGGCTTCGAGCACATCATCACCATCAACGGCAAGCAAACAAAGGAGATCCTGTCATGGTAG
- a CDS encoding DJ-1/PfpI family protein, which translates to MSEAKVLIIVGDATETVDTLYPFYRLIEGGYKPVVAAPEKRKYQMVLHEIKPGWTITKEWEGYSIDADIAFKDIKPEEYVGIFFSGGRAPEYIREDADLLRITKWFWEQKKPCASVCHGVEIPARADIVKGLRMATVAKCKFDLEICGGIYVNEPCVIDQHMYSGRTYHDSGHFVAPWIKALDAERAKMGI; encoded by the coding sequence ATGTCCGAAGCCAAAGTCCTCATCATCGTCGGCGACGCCACCGAAACCGTTGACACCCTCTATCCCTTCTACCGCCTCATCGAGGGCGGTTACAAGCCAGTCGTCGCCGCGCCGGAAAAACGGAAATACCAGATGGTGCTTCACGAGATCAAGCCCGGCTGGACCATCACCAAGGAGTGGGAAGGCTACAGCATCGATGCCGACATCGCCTTCAAAGACATCAAGCCCGAGGAATACGTCGGCATCTTCTTCAGCGGCGGCCGCGCCCCCGAGTACATCCGCGAGGACGCCGACCTCCTCCGCATCACCAAGTGGTTCTGGGAGCAGAAGAAGCCCTGCGCCAGCGTATGCCACGGCGTGGAGATCCCCGCCCGTGCCGACATCGTCAAAGGCCTCCGCATGGCCACCGTGGCCAAGTGCAAGTTCGACCTCGAAATCTGCGGCGGCATCTACGTCAATGAGCCTTGCGTCATCGACCAGCACATGTACTCCGGCCGCACCTACCACGACTCCGGCCACTTCGTCGCCCCATGGATCAAGGCCCTCGACGCCGAGCGTGCCAAGATGGGCATTTAA
- a CDS encoding sugar phosphate isomerase/epimerase family protein yields the protein MTSRRRFLQSLSAIAAAPACAAEPPPWKLNYMLASSMYGSLPLAEILPEVKKTGATSIELWPKKHGTQREEIDAIGHEKFADMLKEHGLGFGGTTRYDLGPFRLTEEIGIVKKLGGTFIVAGGAGDYKVSPEQLKLNVKAFVEKMKPHAALAAQSGITLGIENHVNNLIDTPDSLRWLADEIRTIPGIGIALAPYHLPQDEKLLCDLITHIDQKMTLFYAWEFGHGCFKPMPKEEELQQLPGRGKLDWKPLLQSLKATGFTGPTEIFMHPTPRGIPILPTAAETTAEIMRAKNHLDSLLG from the coding sequence ATGACCAGCCGCCGTCGCTTCCTGCAGTCCCTGTCCGCCATCGCCGCCGCTCCAGCGTGCGCCGCCGAGCCGCCGCCGTGGAAGCTGAACTACATGCTCGCCTCCTCCATGTATGGCAGCCTGCCCCTGGCGGAGATCCTGCCTGAAGTGAAGAAAACCGGCGCAACCAGCATCGAACTCTGGCCCAAAAAGCACGGCACCCAGCGCGAGGAGATCGATGCCATCGGCCACGAAAAGTTTGCAGACATGCTGAAGGAGCATGGCCTTGGCTTTGGCGGCACCACGCGTTATGACCTTGGGCCCTTCCGCCTCACCGAAGAAATCGGCATCGTGAAAAAGCTCGGCGGCACCTTCATTGTCGCAGGCGGGGCAGGGGACTACAAGGTCTCTCCCGAGCAGCTCAAGCTCAACGTGAAAGCCTTCGTCGAAAAGATGAAGCCCCATGCCGCTCTCGCCGCCCAGAGTGGCATCACCCTCGGCATCGAAAATCACGTCAACAACCTCATCGACACCCCCGACTCCCTCCGCTGGCTCGCCGATGAAATCCGCACCATCCCCGGCATCGGCATCGCCCTGGCTCCCTACCACCTGCCGCAGGACGAAAAACTGCTGTGCGATCTCATCACGCACATCGACCAGAAGATGACCCTCTTCTATGCCTGGGAGTTTGGCCACGGCTGCTTCAAGCCCATGCCGAAGGAAGAAGAACTTCAGCAACTGCCCGGCCGTGGCAAACTCGACTGGAAGCCCCTGCTGCAATCTCTGAAAGCCACCGGCTTCACCGGCCCCACCGAGATCTTCATGCACCCCACCCCGCGCGGCATTCCCATCCTGCCCACGGCAGCAGAAACCACGGCGGAAATCATGCGTGCCAAGAATCATCTCGACAGCCTGCTCGGTTAA
- the murA gene encoding UDP-N-acetylglucosamine 1-carboxyvinyltransferase, with translation MEKLIVHGGASLKGRINISGSKNSSLPILAATLLTKDTCTIRRVPDLSDTNYMVRILGELGAEVERASGVVVVKAEKIKSVAPYDLVRKMRASICVLGPLTGRLKKCTVSLPGGCVIGDRPVDLHLKGLEALGAQILVEGGDIFVNAKKGFKGGQMNLMGKHGSTVLGTDNVMMAAVLAKGTTIIEGAAAEPEVEDLANFLIKMGAKIEGAGTNRIVIEGVKELHGAEHVVIPDRIEAGTFLVAGAMLGEGVTLRRVMPEHMKAVTDAMIKCGFPIDITKDSITVKPNPNAKGFDLTTLCYPGFPTDMQAQMCALACVINDTSTITETIFPQRFMHCAEMKRMGANIDLQGATARIRGGAVLKGAPVMASDLRASAALVLAGLVAEGKTEINRLYHIDRGYEHLDDKLASLGAQVERVQG, from the coding sequence ATGGAAAAACTCATCGTCCACGGCGGCGCTTCGCTCAAAGGCCGCATCAACATCAGCGGCTCTAAAAACTCCTCGCTGCCCATTCTCGCCGCCACCCTCCTGACCAAGGACACCTGCACCATCCGCCGTGTGCCCGATCTCAGCGACACCAACTACATGGTCCGCATCCTCGGGGAACTCGGTGCCGAGGTCGAGCGCGCCAGCGGCGTCGTCGTCGTCAAGGCGGAGAAGATCAAATCCGTCGCCCCTTACGACCTCGTGCGCAAAATGCGCGCCTCCATCTGCGTCCTCGGTCCGCTCACCGGCCGTCTCAAAAAGTGCACGGTTTCTCTCCCCGGCGGCTGCGTCATCGGCGACCGCCCGGTGGACCTCCACCTCAAAGGCCTCGAAGCTCTTGGCGCACAGATCCTGGTGGAAGGCGGCGACATCTTTGTGAATGCCAAGAAAGGCTTCAAAGGCGGCCAGATGAATCTCATGGGCAAGCACGGCTCCACCGTGCTCGGTACAGACAATGTCATGATGGCCGCTGTCCTGGCCAAAGGCACCACCATCATCGAAGGCGCCGCCGCAGAGCCTGAGGTGGAGGACCTCGCCAACTTCCTCATCAAAATGGGGGCCAAAATAGAAGGCGCTGGCACCAACCGCATCGTCATCGAAGGCGTCAAGGAACTCCACGGTGCCGAGCACGTCGTCATCCCTGACCGCATCGAAGCCGGCACCTTCCTTGTGGCCGGTGCCATGCTTGGAGAGGGCGTCACGCTCAGGCGCGTCATGCCCGAGCACATGAAAGCCGTCACCGATGCCATGATCAAATGCGGCTTCCCCATCGACATCACCAAGGACAGCATCACCGTAAAGCCCAATCCGAACGCCAAGGGATTCGACCTCACCACTCTCTGCTACCCCGGCTTTCCCACCGACATGCAGGCGCAGATGTGCGCCCTCGCCTGCGTCATCAATGACACCAGCACCATCACCGAGACCATCTTCCCGCAGCGCTTCATGCACTGCGCCGAAATGAAGCGCATGGGCGCCAACATCGACCTCCAGGGCGCCACCGCCCGCATTCGCGGCGGCGCAGTGCTCAAAGGTGCTCCCGTCATGGCCTCCGACCTCCGCGCCTCCGCCGCCCTCGTGCTCGCCGGACTCGTTGCTGAAGGCAAAACCGAGATCAACCGCCTCTACCACATCGACCGCGGCTACGAGCACCTTGACGACAAACTCGCCTCTCTCGGTGCTCAGGTGGAGCGTGTACAAGGTTAG
- a CDS encoding BlaI/MecI/CopY family transcriptional regulator: MARRPTTPPTPKISDAEWTVMNVFWQRGTSTLAEVVKELEGRLHWKPRTVQSLIRRLVDKGALGVEAVGREYRYLPAVAQDQCQHEESRSFLDRVFNGRLTPFVAGLMEREEVTQDDLAALREVLNQAEKKLKK; encoded by the coding sequence ATGGCACGCCGTCCCACGACACCACCCACGCCTAAGATCTCCGACGCCGAATGGACAGTGATGAATGTCTTCTGGCAGCGGGGCACGAGCACGCTGGCGGAGGTGGTGAAGGAGCTGGAAGGCAGGCTGCACTGGAAACCGCGCACGGTGCAGAGCCTGATCCGCCGTCTGGTGGACAAAGGTGCGCTGGGGGTGGAGGCGGTGGGACGAGAGTACCGCTACCTGCCCGCCGTGGCCCAGGACCAGTGCCAGCATGAGGAGAGCCGCAGCTTTCTGGACCGCGTCTTCAACGGGCGGCTGACACCCTTTGTGGCGGGGCTGATGGAACGTGAAGAAGTGACGCAAGATGACCTAGCTGCGCTTCGTGAAGTGCTGAACCAGGCTGAGAAGAAACTCAAAAAGTAG
- a CDS encoding M56 family metallopeptidase has translation MNADTLLHWLLRTSLEASVLILAVLGLRLMLGTRLSPAWRIGLWMLVGVKLMLPAFIPAGFGLGGWFQQTADASAGETVMTQRGVADEVDAAASVKVQSVAPVVSHSSASAWIPSGVSLALGLWVSGGMFVLLAAIYRQQRFHRALRRRPQAADPLLCALVASLSRKAGVKEPVRLLLMPAGTTPALVGVMRPCILLPEDWEERFDEGSLRHVLLHELLHIKNHDLIWNWTAVAVQALHWFNPLVWLVVSRFQADRELRCDAGALALLPPKERLDYGHTLLRIQETFFAPPVMAGLAPCVRNHPALRQRIHMIAQPTIRQPVLQALLTVTLGALVSYSFTTARAVEKEVPEKVRTREGSRTPAAEPPKTATNETETGAPAKAREGESGSTKATGMREGDGGTRKPGTRDGEKPRSGSGDGDGARKTGMRDGEKPRTGERDGEGARKTGARDGEKPRTTGERDGEGMRKSGARDGEKATVAGETITLRVIKGGEAVVVNGEEIAMNRLRGHLHSFLPDHAGAKVVITGEGDVPMSAMHNTMDAVRDNGNKSVSIQTE, from the coding sequence ATGAATGCCGACACCCTACTGCACTGGCTGCTGCGAACCTCGCTGGAAGCCAGCGTTCTCATTCTGGCGGTGCTGGGACTGCGACTGATGCTGGGCACGCGGCTGAGCCCGGCGTGGCGGATCGGTCTGTGGATGCTGGTGGGAGTGAAGCTGATGCTGCCTGCCTTCATCCCGGCGGGGTTTGGACTGGGTGGGTGGTTTCAACAAACTGCGGATGCTTCTGCTGGTGAGACTGTCATGACGCAGCGTGGTGTGGCTGACGAAGTGGACGCTGCCGCTTCTGTAAAGGTGCAGTCTGTTGCACCAGTGGTGTCTCATTCATCAGCGTCTGCATGGATTCCGAGCGGGGTCAGTCTGGCGCTGGGGCTGTGGGTGAGCGGTGGTATGTTTGTTTTACTGGCAGCGATCTATCGGCAGCAGCGTTTTCACCGTGCGCTACGCCGCAGGCCGCAGGCTGCAGATCCCCTGCTCTGTGCTCTCGTGGCGAGCCTGAGCCGGAAAGCCGGGGTGAAAGAACCAGTGCGTCTTCTGCTGATGCCCGCAGGCACAACGCCAGCCCTGGTGGGGGTGATGCGGCCCTGCATCCTGCTGCCGGAGGACTGGGAAGAGCGTTTTGACGAAGGCAGCCTGCGCCATGTGCTGCTGCATGAGCTGCTGCACATCAAAAACCATGACCTGATCTGGAACTGGACCGCCGTGGCAGTACAGGCGCTGCATTGGTTTAATCCGCTGGTGTGGCTTGTGGTGTCGCGCTTTCAGGCGGACCGCGAACTGCGATGCGATGCGGGCGCGCTGGCGCTGCTGCCGCCGAAGGAGCGGCTGGACTACGGGCACACGCTGCTGCGCATTCAGGAGACATTTTTCGCACCACCGGTCATGGCAGGACTGGCCCCCTGTGTGCGCAACCACCCTGCCCTGCGCCAACGCATTCATATGATCGCCCAGCCAACCATCCGCCAGCCTGTGCTCCAAGCCCTGCTCACCGTCACGCTCGGAGCGCTGGTGAGTTATTCCTTCACCACTGCGCGCGCAGTGGAAAAAGAAGTGCCGGAGAAGGTGCGCACGCGGGAGGGATCACGCACGCCTGCGGCGGAACCGCCCAAGACTGCCACGAATGAAACAGAGACTGGTGCTCCAGCGAAAGCCCGTGAAGGTGAGAGTGGCAGCACGAAGGCCACCGGCATGCGTGAAGGCGATGGCGGCACGCGCAAACCTGGCACTCGTGATGGCGAGAAGCCGCGCAGTGGAAGCGGTGACGGCGATGGCGCACGCAAGACCGGCATGCGCGATGGGGAAAAACCGCGCACAGGAGAGCGTGACGGAGAGGGTGCGAGGAAGACGGGTGCACGCGATGGGGAGAAGCCGCGCACGACAGGAGAGCGTGATGGCGAGGGCATGCGAAAAAGCGGGGCACGGGATGGAGAGAAAGCCACAGTCGCAGGTGAGACGATCACGCTGCGTGTGATCAAGGGCGGCGAGGCCGTGGTGGTGAATGGTGAGGAGATCGCCATGAATCGGCTGCGCGGTCATCTGCACAGCTTTCTGCCGGATCATGCGGGAGCGAAGGTGGTGATCACAGGTGAAGGTGATGTGCCCATGAGCGCGATGCACAACACGATGGATGCGGTGCGAGATAATGGGAATAAGAGTGTGAGTATTCAGACGGAATAG